In Terriglobales bacterium, the following are encoded in one genomic region:
- a CDS encoding DUF47 family protein, with the protein MAKNLGVGARLLLETLQHYSDLEERVLKIKAIEHRGDEITHEIMVALNQTFITPFDREDIHKLATSLDDVLDFILGAAERLLNYKIAVPPVAAAVLATIIIRQTEELAAALSKLGKNQEMMRHCVEINRLENEADQVERRAVAALFENEKDCIQLIKFKELIEVLEKATDKAEDAANVLESIAVKSA; encoded by the coding sequence ATGGCTAAGAACCTGGGTGTGGGAGCGCGGCTGCTCCTCGAGACCCTGCAGCACTACAGCGATCTTGAGGAGCGCGTGCTGAAAATCAAGGCGATCGAACATCGCGGTGACGAAATTACCCATGAAATCATGGTTGCCTTGAACCAGACGTTCATCACGCCTTTCGATCGCGAAGATATCCACAAGCTGGCCACTTCACTCGATGATGTTCTCGACTTTATCCTCGGAGCTGCCGAACGTCTGCTGAACTACAAAATTGCTGTTCCTCCGGTCGCGGCGGCGGTACTGGCTACCATCATCATTCGACAAACGGAAGAGTTGGCGGCAGCTCTGTCAAAGCTGGGCAAGAACCAGGAAATGATGCGGCACTGTGTGGAGATCAATCGCCTGGAAAACGAGGCGGACCAGGTAGAGCGCCGGGCCGTCGCCGCCTTGTTCGAGAACGAAAAAGACTGTATCCAGCTGATCAAGTTCAAGGAACTTATCGAAGTGCTCGAGAAAGCAACGGACAAGGCGGAAGATGCCGCGAACGTGCTCGAGTCAATAGCCGTCAAGAGCGCGTAA
- a CDS encoding TonB-dependent receptor: MIKLFPVFVLAACSLCAQAEGLRGTVRDASGAVIPGARIVVDDAGQRTERVSDGGGRFSFPDVAPGAELLVQAAGFSPVRQRVIDRSARIDVVLPVLPLTQEIVVTPQRSATPVAQTDAAVVRFSGKAIADSGGATLDEKLRQAPGFSLLRRTGSRAANPTTQGASLRGLAASGASRLLVIDDDVPLNDPFGGWVYWDRVPAETIDAVELMAGGASHLYGSSALAGVVNIFQQHPPEQLAADINFGNQNTPEGSVVASHPFGPWTLNASAEGFRTDGYVAVLRPDRGSVDTPLTLHYASVATRLQRRLAGDGNAFASVSLFNEGRGNGTPLQVNSTRLAEVRAGLDLRAGPGLLALRAYGDAQRYSQTFSAIAVDRSRETLTSWQLVPAQQAGGGAQWTGLLANRHSIFAGSELRVVRGVSNEISFNGGKATPSSAGGGQTLFGNYVGDSIRFRRLTLTLGARLDRWSNEPLLVQGSRDGLAASPHAGAVVSLGRGFSWTSSAYRSFRVPTLNELYRNFRVGNILTLANPALNPEHLDGAETGIGFSTATIRARANFFWNQVTDPVANSTLRVTPQLITRQRQNLGSLRSRGLELSLESRLAHRFTIRTAYQFLDATVLTSPANLALVGLVIPQVPRHAMSAAIAYSGHKWTFSAQARASSRQFDDDQNLLPLDSMFNLDVFASRRLARGVSLYCAAENALDQRYIVGRTPTPSWGPPVLVKVGARLELPHR; this comes from the coding sequence ATGATCAAGCTGTTCCCCGTTTTCGTGTTGGCCGCGTGCTCATTGTGCGCCCAGGCGGAGGGCTTGCGTGGCACCGTGCGCGACGCCTCCGGCGCGGTCATTCCCGGGGCACGCATCGTGGTGGACGATGCCGGGCAGCGCACCGAACGCGTCTCGGACGGAGGTGGCCGCTTCAGTTTTCCCGACGTTGCTCCCGGTGCCGAACTCCTGGTGCAGGCCGCCGGCTTTTCCCCGGTGCGGCAGCGTGTCATCGATCGCAGCGCACGCATCGACGTAGTGTTGCCGGTGCTTCCATTAACCCAGGAAATCGTGGTGACGCCGCAGCGCTCGGCCACGCCGGTCGCCCAGACCGATGCCGCCGTAGTCCGTTTTTCCGGGAAAGCAATTGCCGATTCCGGCGGCGCTACGCTCGACGAGAAACTTCGCCAGGCGCCGGGATTCTCGCTGCTGCGGCGCACCGGCAGCCGCGCTGCCAATCCCACCACCCAGGGCGCATCACTGCGCGGACTGGCGGCGAGCGGCGCCAGCAGACTCCTGGTCATCGACGATGACGTTCCCCTCAACGATCCCTTCGGAGGCTGGGTTTACTGGGATCGCGTACCGGCCGAGACCATCGACGCGGTTGAACTGATGGCCGGGGGCGCTTCCCACCTCTACGGCAGTTCTGCCCTGGCCGGCGTGGTCAACATCTTCCAGCAGCATCCCCCGGAACAACTTGCCGCCGACATTAACTTCGGCAACCAGAACACGCCGGAGGGCTCCGTCGTCGCGAGCCACCCGTTCGGCCCTTGGACTCTGAACGCATCCGCGGAAGGATTTCGCACCGACGGTTACGTGGCGGTGCTGCGCCCGGATCGTGGCAGCGTCGATACTCCCTTGACCTTGCACTACGCCAGCGTCGCCACCCGCCTGCAACGCCGCCTCGCCGGCGATGGCAATGCCTTCGCTTCCGTGTCTCTGTTCAACGAGGGGCGCGGCAACGGAACACCTTTGCAGGTGAACAGCACGCGCCTGGCGGAAGTGCGCGCCGGGCTGGACCTTCGCGCCGGTCCGGGCCTCCTTGCTTTACGGGCCTACGGCGACGCTCAACGTTACTCGCAGACATTCTCCGCCATCGCGGTCGATCGTTCGCGTGAGACGTTGACCTCCTGGCAGCTGGTTCCGGCGCAGCAGGCCGGCGGCGGCGCGCAGTGGACGGGCCTGCTGGCAAATCGCCACTCGATTTTTGCCGGCAGCGAGCTGCGGGTGGTTCGCGGCGTCAGCAACGAGATCAGCTTCAACGGCGGCAAAGCAACCCCGTCTTCAGCCGGCGGAGGCCAGACACTGTTCGGAAATTATGTGGGTGATTCCATCCGCTTTCGCCGCCTGACCCTCACTCTTGGCGCTCGGCTGGACCGCTGGAGCAACGAACCTTTGCTTGTCCAGGGTTCACGAGACGGCTTGGCCGCCAGCCCCCATGCCGGCGCGGTCGTGTCGCTCGGTCGCGGCTTCAGCTGGACAAGCTCGGCTTACCGCTCGTTTCGCGTGCCGACACTGAATGAGCTGTACCGCAATTTTCGGGTCGGCAATATCCTCACCCTTGCCAACCCGGCGCTCAACCCTGAGCACCTGGATGGCGCCGAAACCGGGATCGGATTTTCGACTGCCACAATTCGCGCCCGCGCCAATTTTTTCTGGAACCAGGTGACGGATCCGGTCGCCAACTCCACCTTGCGGGTCACGCCGCAGCTGATCACGCGCCAACGCCAGAACCTGGGCAGCTTGCGTTCTCGCGGGCTGGAGCTATCGCTCGAGTCGCGCCTTGCCCACCGCTTTACCATCCGCACCGCGTACCAGTTCCTGGACGCGACGGTATTGACCTCCCCCGCCAACCTGGCGCTGGTGGGCCTCGTGATTCCGCAAGTTCCACGGCACGCGATGAGCGCTGCTATCGCTTATAGTGGGCACAAGTGGACCTTCTCGGCACAGGCGCGCGCCTCCAGTCGCCAGTTTGATGACGACCAGAACCTGCTGCCGCTCGATTCCATGTTCAATCTCGACGTATTTGCGTCGCGGCGGCTCGCCCGTGGTGTCTCGCTTTACTGCGCCGCGGAGAACGCTCTCGATCAGCGCTATATCGTCGGCCGCACTCCGACCCCGTCCTGGGGCCCGCCGGTTCTGGTAAAAGTGGGAGCGCGATTGGAACTGCCGCACCGTTAG
- a CDS encoding HD domain-containing phosphohydrolase — protein MNDSSISLSAMPAARSSERRAAGWLERRLQEVNRELWLVLSMFVLAAFLNFAAGTERMVLGFYSLPTLFSAYVYGRRHAVLSAFASAFLVGLLSYFNPQLFTRTSVRLPVDDRWFDLVIWAGILVLTAYAMGTLYERRERSMSELRDAYHGILLILQSVIAKDKDIENHSYRVSIYATRIAQIMRMEAERIEDLRSAALLHELVNVDIGHDVLLKAARSTGGTSLQSRGAARAGGSLPRVLPILLAAGEARQAGGSELPIESRVLSVADVFDSLTSDRPYRKAMSPFDAKEIILRGAGSDFDPTVVSAFAFAFDRRQLEPPAFTGTASG, from the coding sequence ATGAACGATTCATCAATTTCGCTGAGCGCAATGCCGGCAGCCCGTTCCAGCGAACGACGCGCGGCGGGGTGGCTGGAACGCCGGCTCCAGGAAGTGAACCGCGAGCTGTGGCTGGTGCTGTCGATGTTCGTACTGGCGGCCTTCCTGAATTTCGCCGCCGGCACCGAACGGATGGTTCTGGGCTTCTACTCGCTGCCCACCCTTTTTTCCGCTTACGTGTACGGACGCAGGCACGCCGTGCTGAGCGCCTTCGCCAGCGCCTTCCTGGTGGGGCTGCTGAGTTATTTCAATCCGCAGCTGTTCACGCGCACGTCCGTAAGGCTGCCGGTGGATGATCGCTGGTTCGATCTCGTCATCTGGGCCGGGATCCTGGTCCTGACCGCCTATGCCATGGGCACGCTGTATGAACGGCGCGAGCGCAGCATGAGCGAGCTGCGCGATGCCTACCACGGAATCCTCCTCATCCTGCAGTCGGTCATCGCGAAAGACAAGGACATCGAGAACCATTCCTACCGCGTATCCATCTACGCTACGAGAATCGCGCAAATCATGCGAATGGAAGCGGAGCGGATTGAAGACCTCCGCTCGGCGGCGCTGTTGCACGAATTGGTAAACGTGGATATCGGCCACGACGTCCTGCTGAAGGCGGCCCGCAGTACCGGCGGCACCTCGCTGCAATCCCGCGGAGCCGCCCGCGCTGGCGGTTCGTTGCCGCGCGTGTTGCCCATTCTCCTGGCAGCCGGAGAAGCTCGCCAGGCGGGCGGAAGCGAACTTCCAATCGAAAGCCGGGTGCTTTCCGTGGCGGACGTGTTCGACTCGCTCACCAGCGACCGGCCGTATCGTAAGGCGATGTCGCCATTCGATGCCAAGGAGATCATCCTGCGCGGGGCCGGCAGCGATTTCGATCCCACCGTGGTCAGCGCGTTTGCATTCGCCTTCGACCGGCGGCAATTAGAACCACCGGCCTTCACCGGCACTGCCAGTGGATGA
- a CDS encoding PilZ domain-containing protein has product MSQQIGPRSNAAVQALVVCLDTRTIDQVGEVLQTMSIEMETCVEPQAAIRRMGREKVDALFVDWHNRDAAREVLRFVRNSSSNRTVIVFAIAEGNGDAEDAFRSGAHFVIERPLTKSRLMRIMRTTYGLILRERRRYFRYPVAIPVFFSKSFGREVETVSLDISERGIAIMLPEGAKTGDEVSVRFQLPGKTGLLRLKAQVCWCDEGRRAGLQFGAVPSEYAKELQEWMARRLEECTPTAIRAAVDCVPQ; this is encoded by the coding sequence GTGAGCCAGCAGATTGGGCCTCGCTCCAATGCGGCGGTACAAGCATTGGTGGTATGCCTGGATACGAGGACGATCGACCAGGTCGGCGAGGTGCTGCAAACGATGAGCATCGAGATGGAAACCTGCGTTGAGCCGCAGGCCGCCATCCGCCGCATGGGCCGGGAGAAGGTGGACGCGTTGTTTGTAGATTGGCACAACCGCGACGCCGCCCGGGAAGTGCTGCGATTTGTCCGCAATTCCTCCTCGAACCGCACCGTCATCGTGTTCGCCATCGCCGAGGGCAATGGCGACGCCGAGGACGCGTTTCGCAGCGGCGCGCATTTCGTCATCGAACGTCCGCTCACCAAATCACGTTTGATGCGCATCATGCGCACCACCTATGGGCTGATTCTTCGCGAGCGGCGCCGCTATTTCCGCTACCCGGTGGCGATCCCGGTGTTCTTTTCCAAGTCGTTTGGCCGGGAAGTTGAAACCGTAAGTTTAGACATCAGCGAACGCGGCATTGCCATCATGCTTCCGGAAGGAGCGAAAACCGGGGACGAAGTTTCCGTGCGCTTTCAATTGCCGGGAAAGACGGGGTTGCTGCGCCTGAAAGCGCAGGTTTGCTGGTGCGACGAGGGCAGGCGGGCCGGATTGCAGTTCGGCGCTGTGCCGTCTGAATACGCGAAGGAATTGCAGGAATGGATGGCGCGTCGCCTGGAGGAATGCACTCCTACAGCGATTCGAGCTGCCGTCGATTGTGTTCCGCAGTAG
- a CDS encoding ATP-binding protein, whose protein sequence is MRHGVFVKLLAAFLLVIVIAMVTVDIVIQRTWEDSLRREIERGLVGKAQLFAHTVETNKTLPLQQLVNDAAAAAEARATVIDSSGRVLADSSADSATMENHATRPEFISALAGRTGSSTRLSRTVGIPFLYVAVPTRGGAVRFAYSLSSIQHDLSSVRRSLLLASTVALVFASLLAALLARRVSQRLSRLAAFAQKITSGDLNARIADLSTDELAAVTAALDQTARKLQLTFDSLQNSRDEMETLLNSIQEAVIAVSSDGKVLWANDLMRTLAPAAAKTGSPVIESVRDPSFLAALNGALHRNEVCRTRISSLALGRVFELTAAPMATAGAVMVLRDVTESERVEKTRRDFIANVSHELRTPLTSIQGYAETLIESVPANADPTHRDFLEIILKNATRMTRLTSDLLVLARVESGEERYNFVPVRADELLAEAVHSSRHQAEMAGMELGCDNTTSVLVLADRDAIHRVFANLIANAIKYGLGGKRVVVGAREAAQQVEFFVRDFGPGISSQHHSRLFERFYRVDKARSRDAGGTGLGLAIVKHIVQAHAGQVRVESELGHGATFFFSLPLANCQPAPSGDVESLPAAGRVSID, encoded by the coding sequence GTGAGACACGGCGTTTTTGTCAAGCTACTCGCGGCATTTTTGCTCGTGATCGTCATTGCCATGGTCACGGTGGACATTGTCATTCAGCGGACCTGGGAAGATTCGTTGCGTCGCGAGATTGAACGTGGGCTGGTCGGAAAGGCGCAGCTTTTCGCCCACACTGTCGAAACGAATAAGACCCTTCCTTTGCAGCAGTTGGTCAATGACGCAGCCGCTGCCGCGGAGGCGCGGGCTACGGTGATCGACTCGTCCGGCAGGGTTCTTGCCGATTCGTCTGCCGATTCAGCCACCATGGAAAACCACGCTACCCGCCCGGAATTCATCAGCGCATTAGCTGGGCGGACCGGCAGTTCCACCCGCTTGAGTCGAACGGTCGGAATTCCATTTTTGTATGTCGCTGTTCCCACTCGCGGCGGCGCCGTGCGATTCGCCTACTCGCTTTCGAGCATCCAGCACGACCTCTCCAGCGTGCGCCGCTCGCTGCTTCTTGCCTCTACCGTCGCCCTGGTCTTTGCCAGCTTGCTGGCTGCGCTTTTGGCCCGGCGAGTATCGCAACGACTATCTCGTCTGGCGGCATTCGCGCAGAAAATTACCTCCGGCGACTTGAACGCGCGCATCGCTGATTTATCTACGGATGAACTGGCGGCGGTAACTGCCGCCCTGGATCAGACCGCCCGAAAGCTGCAGCTCACCTTCGATTCCTTGCAAAACAGCCGGGATGAAATGGAGACGCTGCTCAACAGCATCCAGGAAGCCGTCATCGCTGTCAGCAGTGACGGAAAGGTGTTGTGGGCAAATGATCTGATGAGGACGTTGGCGCCCGCGGCGGCCAAGACCGGTTCGCCGGTTATCGAAAGCGTCCGCGATCCCAGCTTCCTTGCCGCGCTGAATGGAGCGCTTCATCGCAACGAGGTCTGCAGAACGCGGATATCATCCCTTGCTCTCGGCCGGGTGTTTGAGCTTACCGCGGCTCCGATGGCAACTGCGGGGGCGGTGATGGTGCTGCGTGACGTCACGGAATCCGAGCGCGTCGAAAAAACCCGGCGCGACTTCATCGCAAATGTCTCTCACGAGCTGCGGACGCCATTGACCTCGATACAGGGATACGCCGAGACGCTCATCGAGTCTGTACCGGCCAATGCTGACCCCACTCACCGGGATTTTCTGGAGATCATTCTCAAGAACGCGACCCGCATGACTCGTTTGACCTCAGACCTGCTGGTATTGGCAAGGGTTGAATCAGGCGAGGAACGTTACAATTTTGTCCCGGTCAGGGCCGACGAGCTGCTGGCGGAGGCGGTTCACAGTTCACGACACCAGGCAGAGATGGCCGGCATGGAACTCGGGTGCGACAACACTACGTCGGTGCTGGTGCTCGCAGATCGCGATGCCATACACCGGGTGTTCGCAAATCTGATTGCCAATGCGATCAAGTATGGTCTGGGCGGTAAGCGGGTCGTGGTAGGGGCCCGGGAAGCAGCCCAGCAAGTGGAGTTTTTCGTGCGCGATTTCGGCCCGGGAATAAGTTCGCAACATCACTCCAGACTATTCGAGCGCTTCTACCGTGTTGACAAGGCGCGCTCCCGCGACGCCGGTGGCACTGGATTGGGGTTGGCGATTGTCAAGCACATCGTGCAAGCGCACGCGGGCCAGGTCCGAGTGGAAAGCGAACTCGGGCACGGTGCGACATTTTTCTTCTCACTACCGCTCGCGAATTGTCAGCCGGCGCCGTCGGGCGACGTGGAGTCATTGCCCGCAGCGGGCCGCGTCTCGATAGACTAG